From a region of the Haloferax volcanii DS2 genome:
- a CDS encoding formyltetrahydrofolate deformylase, translated as MTRELTEITVIGGDKTGLIANVTTLLFERGINVEDLDQAVREGIFRMTLHADTAEMTCSRDELRAALSDLGDDLGVDVQVRFPSDRETREIAVLVTKESHCLEALFEAWANDDLGAEISVVIGNHDTLEPLASHYDVPFHDIGDEKGTANEERLLDLLERYDVDLVVLARYMRILGPNVVFRYEDRIINIHPSLLPAFPGAAAYRQAKEEGVRIAGVTAHYVTTDLDQGPIIAQRAFDVPDDASIDEIKERGQPLEADALLEAVKLHLNNDVSVHRGRTSLRESADPERYQLGLTREAQASNPDRPVDGIIDALGEREALAPEPSED; from the coding sequence ATGACTCGCGAACTCACCGAAATCACGGTCATCGGAGGAGACAAGACCGGACTCATCGCGAACGTGACCACCCTGCTGTTCGAGCGCGGAATCAACGTCGAGGACTTGGACCAGGCGGTCCGCGAGGGAATCTTCCGGATGACCCTCCACGCCGACACCGCGGAGATGACCTGCTCCCGCGACGAACTCCGAGCGGCGCTGTCCGACCTCGGCGACGACCTCGGCGTCGACGTGCAGGTCCGGTTCCCCTCGGACCGCGAGACCCGCGAAATCGCCGTCCTCGTCACGAAGGAGTCCCACTGCCTCGAAGCGCTGTTCGAGGCGTGGGCCAACGACGACCTCGGCGCTGAAATCTCGGTCGTCATCGGCAACCACGACACGCTCGAACCGCTGGCGAGCCACTACGACGTGCCGTTCCACGACATCGGCGACGAGAAAGGGACCGCCAACGAAGAGCGCCTGCTCGACCTCCTCGAACGGTACGACGTGGACCTCGTCGTCCTCGCGCGCTACATGCGCATCCTCGGCCCGAACGTCGTCTTCCGCTACGAGGACCGCATCATCAACATCCACCCGTCGCTGCTCCCGGCGTTCCCCGGCGCGGCCGCCTACCGGCAGGCGAAAGAGGAGGGCGTCCGCATCGCGGGCGTCACCGCCCACTACGTGACGACCGACCTCGACCAAGGCCCCATCATCGCCCAGCGCGCCTTCGACGTGCCGGACGACGCCTCCATCGACGAAATCAAAGAGCGCGGCCAGCCGCTGGAGGCCGACGCGCTCCTCGAAGCCGTGAAGCTCCACCTCAACAACGACGTGTCGGTCCACCGCGGGCGCACCAGCCTCCGCGAGAGCGCCGACCCCGAGCGCTACCAACTCGGCCTCACCCGCGAGGCGCAGGCGTCGAACCCCGACCGCCCGGTCGACGGCATCATCGACGCCCTCGGGGAGCGCGAGGCGCTCGCGCCCGAACCGTCCGAGGACTGA
- a CDS encoding phosphoribosylaminoimidazolesuccinocarboxamide synthase — MTSVKDFRVEEEPTATDLGRGRFVFSDRYSVFDWGEMPDHVPNKGASLCLMGAYNFELLDVNHVPTHYLGVVEDGKVKELGECESPPTEMAIELTQVPDLPHADGAYDYDAYHEAAGDNYLIPLEIVFRNTVPVGSSLRRRGEPADYGLELDEWPDEAVSLPEPVVEFSTKYEEQDRYLSRAEADDIAGKVDLDRLEELALAVNHVLTERADEAGFDHEDGKIECLYHDGTVKVGDVVGTFDENRFSYGGQQVSKEVVRQYYKRVQPEWVEAVKDAKAEAIETGEPNWREHCAVEPDRLPADIVEALSDLYCAGTNAYVDHDWFDAPTIEDAVARVRDL; from the coding sequence ATGACCAGCGTGAAGGACTTCCGCGTCGAGGAGGAGCCGACGGCGACCGACCTCGGGCGGGGCCGCTTCGTCTTCTCGGACCGCTACTCCGTGTTCGACTGGGGCGAGATGCCCGACCACGTCCCGAACAAGGGCGCGAGCCTCTGTCTCATGGGCGCGTACAACTTCGAACTGCTCGACGTGAACCACGTCCCGACCCACTACCTCGGCGTGGTCGAAGACGGCAAGGTGAAGGAACTCGGTGAGTGCGAGTCGCCGCCGACGGAGATGGCCATCGAACTCACGCAGGTGCCCGACCTCCCTCACGCCGACGGCGCGTACGACTACGACGCCTACCACGAGGCCGCCGGCGACAACTACCTCATCCCGCTGGAAATCGTCTTCCGCAACACCGTCCCGGTGGGGTCGAGCCTCCGGCGGCGCGGCGAGCCCGCAGACTACGGCCTCGAACTGGACGAGTGGCCCGACGAGGCCGTCTCCCTCCCCGAGCCGGTCGTGGAGTTCTCCACGAAGTACGAAGAACAGGACCGGTATCTCTCCCGCGCGGAGGCCGACGACATCGCCGGGAAAGTCGACCTCGACCGCCTCGAAGAGCTGGCGCTCGCCGTGAACCACGTGCTGACCGAACGCGCCGACGAAGCCGGCTTCGACCACGAGGACGGCAAAATCGAGTGTCTCTACCACGACGGCACCGTCAAGGTCGGCGACGTGGTCGGCACGTTCGACGAAAACCGGTTTTCCTACGGCGGCCAGCAGGTCTCGAAGGAGGTCGTCCGGCAGTACTACAAGCGCGTCCAGCCCGAGTGGGTCGAAGCCGTGAAAGACGCGAAGGCCGAGGCCATCGAGACGGGCGAGCCGAACTGGCGCGAGCACTGCGCGGTCGAACCCGACCGCCTGCCCGCCGACATCGTCGAGGCGCTGTCGGACCTCTACTGCGCCGGCACCAACGCCTACGTCGACCACGACTGGTTCGACGCCCCGACCATCGAGGACGCCGTGGCGCGCGTCCGCGACCTGTAA
- the cofH gene encoding 7,8-didemethyl-8-hydroxy-5-deazariboflavin synthase subunit CofH yields MSGAAHDFGFEHVPETDQSFENALAKARAGERLTVDDGVELITTGTDREGIGPERKELVLEAADRRRAEMVGNDVTFVANLNNNVTTACNTGCLFCNFKNTAHLFEADSDADHGGFTKTPAESRDIVADAVEMGIYEVTSVSGLHPALVLDEEHREILEAYDNPAAEVNYKPPEAYDTDPASYAEQLSAMSAAGAHVHSMTPEEAHHAKRGTDWSYEEVYRRLADAGLASAPGTAAEILVPEVREVICPGKIGTDEWVAGMEGAMEAGLDVTATIMYGHVETEKHRVLHLDVIRDLQDRYGGISEFVPLSFIHQNTPLYDRGLVTGGASDDEDELMVAVARLYLDNVDHIQSSWVKFGNAKALKLLNCGADDLMGTILSEEITKRAGGGFGEFRSFDDYVDMITAIGRRPVERSTDYRTRRPIDPDDGPHGPTLGPRADGTPLLDGRRDPATADD; encoded by the coding sequence ATGTCTGGTGCCGCCCACGACTTCGGGTTCGAACACGTCCCGGAGACAGACCAGTCGTTCGAGAACGCCTTAGCGAAGGCGCGAGCGGGCGAGCGCCTCACGGTCGACGACGGCGTCGAACTCATCACGACGGGGACCGACCGCGAGGGAATCGGCCCCGAACGCAAGGAACTCGTGCTCGAAGCCGCCGACCGGCGGCGCGCCGAGATGGTCGGAAACGACGTGACGTTCGTCGCCAACCTCAACAACAACGTGACGACGGCCTGCAACACGGGGTGTCTGTTCTGTAACTTCAAGAACACCGCCCACCTGTTCGAGGCCGACTCCGACGCCGACCACGGCGGCTTCACGAAGACGCCCGCCGAGTCCCGCGACATCGTCGCCGACGCGGTCGAGATGGGCATCTACGAGGTCACGTCCGTCTCCGGCCTCCACCCCGCGCTCGTGCTCGACGAGGAACACCGCGAGATTCTCGAAGCCTACGACAACCCCGCCGCCGAGGTGAACTACAAGCCGCCCGAGGCGTACGACACCGACCCCGCGAGCTACGCCGAACAGCTCTCTGCTATGTCGGCCGCCGGCGCGCACGTCCACTCGATGACGCCGGAAGAGGCCCATCACGCCAAGCGCGGCACCGACTGGAGCTACGAGGAGGTCTACCGCCGCCTCGCGGACGCCGGCCTCGCCAGCGCGCCCGGCACCGCCGCGGAGATTCTCGTCCCCGAGGTGCGCGAGGTCATCTGCCCGGGGAAAATCGGCACCGACGAGTGGGTCGCCGGGATGGAGGGCGCGATGGAAGCCGGCCTCGACGTGACCGCGACCATCATGTACGGCCACGTCGAGACCGAGAAACACCGCGTGCTCCACCTCGACGTGATTCGCGACCTGCAAGACCGCTACGGCGGCATCTCCGAGTTCGTCCCGCTGTCGTTCATCCACCAGAACACGCCGCTGTACGACCGCGGCCTCGTGACCGGCGGCGCGTCCGACGACGAGGACGAACTGATGGTCGCCGTCGCGCGGCTCTACCTCGACAACGTCGACCACATCCAGTCGTCGTGGGTGAAGTTCGGGAACGCGAAGGCGCTGAAGCTCCTCAACTGCGGCGCGGACGACCTGATGGGGACGATTCTCTCCGAGGAGATAACGAAGCGCGCCGGCGGCGGCTTCGGCGAGTTCCGCTCGTTCGACGACTACGTCGACATGATAACCGCCATCGGCCGCCGGCCGGTCGAGCGCTCGACCGACTACCGGACCCGCCGGCCAATCGACCCCGACGACGGCCCGCACGGCCCGACGCTCGGCCCGCGCGCCGACGGGACGCCCCTGCTCGACGGCCGCCGCGACCCGGCGACCGCAGACGACTGA
- a CDS encoding DUF5518 domain-containing protein: MEHSPTSTTESALDDGGECLLFSALVGAVASVVLSPLPGSTVLGGALAGYPTGSDRELGVKSGAVSGLFVSLVGTVLGVVVLGFFSIFAIGVTPFELGFGLGILGIVIVALFGLLALLVYTVGLGALGGYLGAYLHEEFA, encoded by the coding sequence ATGGAACACTCCCCGACTTCGACGACCGAGTCGGCTCTCGACGACGGAGGAGAGTGCCTGCTGTTTTCGGCCCTCGTCGGCGCGGTCGCCAGCGTCGTCCTCTCGCCGCTTCCGGGGTCGACCGTCCTCGGCGGGGCACTCGCCGGCTACCCGACCGGAAGCGACCGCGAACTGGGCGTGAAATCCGGCGCGGTCTCGGGGCTGTTCGTGAGCCTCGTCGGGACGGTCCTCGGCGTCGTCGTCCTCGGGTTCTTCAGCATCTTCGCCATCGGCGTCACCCCGTTCGAGTTGGGCTTCGGCCTCGGCATCCTCGGCATCGTCATCGTCGCGCTGTTCGGCCTCCTCGCGCTGCTCGTCTACACCGTCGGCCTCGGCGCGCTCGGCGGCTACCTCGGCGCGTATCTCCACGAGGAGTTCGCCTGA
- a CDS encoding SIR2 family NAD-dependent protein deacylase: MDAALESDAAWVARRLREADTAVAFTGAGMSTASGIPDFRGDDGIWETEFDPASFHRDRFVNDPAGFWRDRVHLQERMFPDGVEPNPGHEALSALESRGVLDAVVTQNTDGLHREAGSDRVVELHGNAAEVVCEDCGARTDAAPVFETVRAGDAPPTCDDCGGLLKPGVVLFGERLPRVAYSEANRLAGDADVFLSLGSSLTVHPAAGLAGRAAEVGSLVVVNFDATQYDDRADRVVRGDLAAFLPEVEKRI; the protein is encoded by the coding sequence ATGGACGCTGCCCTCGAATCAGACGCCGCGTGGGTCGCCCGCCGACTCCGCGAGGCCGACACCGCAGTCGCCTTCACCGGCGCGGGGATGAGCACGGCCTCGGGCATCCCCGACTTCCGCGGCGACGACGGCATCTGGGAGACCGAGTTCGACCCGGCGTCGTTCCACCGCGACCGCTTCGTCAACGACCCCGCCGGCTTCTGGCGCGACCGCGTCCACTTACAGGAGCGCATGTTCCCCGACGGCGTCGAGCCGAACCCCGGCCACGAGGCGCTTTCGGCCCTCGAATCGCGGGGCGTCCTCGACGCGGTCGTGACGCAGAACACCGACGGCCTCCACCGCGAGGCCGGCTCCGATCGCGTCGTCGAACTCCACGGCAACGCCGCCGAAGTCGTCTGCGAGGACTGCGGCGCGCGAACCGACGCGGCCCCCGTGTTCGAGACGGTCCGCGCCGGCGACGCGCCGCCGACGTGCGACGACTGCGGCGGCCTGCTCAAGCCCGGCGTCGTCCTGTTCGGCGAGCGCCTCCCCCGCGTCGCTTACAGCGAGGCGAACCGCCTCGCCGGCGACGCCGACGTGTTCCTGTCGCTCGGCTCGTCGCTGACGGTTCACCCCGCGGCGGGTCTCGCCGGCCGGGCCGCCGAGGTCGGCTCGCTCGTCGTCGTCAACTTCGACGCGACGCAGTACGACGACCGCGCCGACCGGGTCGTCCGCGGCGACCTCGCGGCGTTCCTCCCCGAAGTCGAAAAACGAATCTGA